Below is a window of Brassica napus cultivar Da-Ae chromosome A5, Da-Ae, whole genome shotgun sequence DNA.
CTCATCCTTCACCTCAGGAAATTATTACAGACGATGTAGGAATACGGAAAGAGGAACGCCGAAAGAGTGTTGGTGTGGTGCACCATCTGACATTTTTACATCTGGAAGCGAAACAAATCCAGGAAGATTGTACTATTGCTGTGCAAAAGGATATCATAAGGTTAGTTCTGGTTCTTATTTCCCATGTTCGGAAACGTAATACTTAGATCTGGTTACATTGGTGAAAACAGAGTCTTTTATTCAAATGGGCGGATGAGTGCTTGGTGGAAGAGGTTGAAGATATTAAGGCAGTGATAAATGGCATGAATAGAGACATCTCGGAGTTGCGAGTTAACGTTGCTCGGTTGGCGAATGGAGTAAAGACAGAATCTGAGAGAAAAGGAGGCGAATGTTTGAGTGAGAGTCGGTGTTTGAGGAAAGTGGTTGTTTGTGTGGCTGGAATGGCGATACTTTGCTACTACTACTTCTCTGTTTAGTCATGTTTTGTCATCATAAGTCAGCTTTCGCGTGTTATGTAACTCAGCCTTTATTAACTTTTAAGTTGTTTTAACTCAGTCGTATGTAAACAAAACTATgcgtttattaatatataactcagccgttaaaTCAAATTGATAAAAGCGATAATGTTTTGTTACCTCTGGTAAATGACATAAATAGCCTTTGGTtagttttatttacttttatgcTCAGATTGACCTaacaattagaaaaaaaaacattgtcgGAAACGGAGAAGGAACCGCAAGGATACGAAATCGTCGTCGACATTGTGTTTACTTCCTCTTCCTAAAAATAACTGTGAGATCTCCGTTATCATTATCGTTCGTTTGTACGAAATCGTCTTCGCCGCATTCATATCTACAAGTTCATCTTTTCGGTAGGATGTCGTGACGTTAAATATTGATTTGGGGTTTTGTTTCGAGTGAGTTAGGGTGTTGTTTCGAGTGAGTTAGGGCTATGTTTCGAGTGAGTTAGGGTGTAGTTGTGATTAGGTTATTGTTGTGTTGTGTCTGAGTTATTGTTATGTTGTGGCAGAGTTATTGTTATGTTTTCTCTGAGTTATTGTTATGTTGTGTCTGAGTTATTTTAATGTTGTGGCAgagttatttttatattcattGAGTTATTGTTATATTTTCGTGACTGAgttattgtttgtttatttgttcAGATGGATGTTTCTGATGTTAAATCACGGGGTTACCCTCCAAGACTTTATCCTGTAGGGTCTTCTAACCTAGAAAATAAAGACATCAATCACAATTTCCGTTCACGAGATTTACCTCATATTATAGAAACACTAGGAGAAGATGTATGGAAAGCACTGGTGAACTTTTCCCATTGGAGTAGTTGCTAGGCTAGTTGAACGCCGAAGCGTGTGGTCTGGTAGAACAGTACACTATCTACTATGTAGACAGCTGCGAGTACATAGGAAGGAGATATGGAGTCTGGTGGTTGATGAGCCTATCAGGTTTAGCTTGGTAGAATTTGGTGAGATAACTGGGTTAAACACTGGTCCATTGCCAACAGAAAGTTTTGAACCTGATCCTGATAAATACAAACCGTTTTGGGCGAAGCTGAAGGTGTCGCTTGGGAGGGGACCCACGTTGGATGAACTGAAGAACTCAATAGAGGTCTGCCCGAGTTGGACATTTTAAGAGCGTAAATGGCTAGGGCTATTAGTTCTTCAACACATGGTACTTTATTGTTTGCATCAAAATTCTCGGGTGCCATTTGAAAGTGCCAAAAGAGTATTTGACGATGAAGCCATGAAGTCGTATCCATGGGGTCGGACTGCATACGAAGTTCTCATTGACTCTATTAAAACGTTGGCTCCAGACAGGGGGTCATACACATTAAGCGGCCTAAAGGATGCGTTATTGATTTGGGCGTATGAATCCATCGTCTGCTTTGGCGAGTGTTTTGGGAGAGTGGTGAATAATGAAGACGTTCCACTTTTACGATGGGGTGGAAAGCGTACTCGTGCAAATTTCGAAAACTTGTTGTCTGCCGAGATAAAACAACATAGCCTGGTAAGGTGTAACGCTGCGTTTTGATTTCTTAAATGGCTGATTTATTAGACTTAATGGCTGAGTGTTGTGTTTATTTGGtggctgagttatattatgcccTGGTGTTACAGGTGCGTGTTAGGAGAATGGTTTCGAAGGAGTCAATCGAAGAGTTGTTTCCTGAATGGTCGTGTCAACCTGACGACCCACAACTCGTTAACTTGATAACAGACATACATGCAGGTAGATTTGTAAAAGGTTTTTGGGAAGTGCATGGAAATGCGGAGGGGAAGGataacgagaagaagaagaaagctgagCCACCCACTAAAAAGCAGAATAAAGTTAAGACCAATGAGGGTAAAGCTGCTGCAACGGGAAAGGGTTCAAGCGAAGAAGAAGGTAATAAAGATTCGGGGAACAACGCGAGTCTGATGGCCATTGCGAGTACTCTGGATAAACTTTCCAGAAAATTTGATCTGATGGACGCGCGATTTAAAAAACCATTGGTGGACCAGAAGTCGATAGATGACATGGTGAAAGTTGCAGTGGAGGAGCGTCTGAAAGTTATGGGGATAGGAAAAAATCCCCAAAACAAAGATAACCTCTCAAACGTCGCCGCCGACCAACAACCTGAACCGTTGTCATCACCGCAGCCTAATACCCAGCAGAAGTCTGTCTGTAGTCCACTGTTAGCTGAAACCCCTGGAAAGGATATGGGACCTAGAAACAATTTGTCCAACGAGCTTGATAAGGAGAGAGGGATGAAAAAAACTTTGGCTAAGGAGTTTGGAACACATGCTGAAGATGAGGGTGCTAATGTTCTTGATTTCCTATATGTTTCTCCTGCAAAGGCAACTAAGGCTGAAGACTTACGTCGCCGCTCCACGCGCAACCGTACTATAAAGGATGAGGATGCagaagataagaaaaaagctGTGCAAGCAGAGGCTGTgttgaagaggaaggagaaagCTGCCGCTAAGAGAAAAGCGGCTGCCTCAATGAAGCAAAAACAGGCTGAGTTAACGAATCAAGAACATGCTGAGTTAATGAATGAAGAACTGGCTGAGTTAAAGAATCAAGAAGCCGATAATGAGAAGAGAAAGAATATAACTACACCGCGTGCCAATGTAAAAAGATGCAAGGTTGAAGATTCTGTAGAGGACAGTGAATTTGCTGTAATGACCGACGAAGTTCTTGCGGTGGAGAATGAAATCTTGCCGGAGTCGCCTATGGAGAGTCAGGAATTGATTAGATCTGCTATAGTAAAGGAATATCGGGAGAAAACGGTTAAATTATCTCCACAAGGGTTTGCATTGTCTGAATGTTCTTCAAGACCAGTTTTTCTGTACATTGGAGACAATGGAACGACATGCATGAGGAATAATGTTGAGCCTTCATCAGTAATATATGACCCTCTAGCACCTGTTGATCCGATTGTATTGGATAAACTTATGCAACACATCTCGAGAATTCCACCCAAACCACCAGCACCAACAAAGAAAAGAGTTGTAAGATCCGCCGCTCGTGAGGGTGACTTCTACAGCATACTCATCCTTGAAAGACCGTGGCCGCATAGCCAATATGGATGGTTGTTTGATGATGTAAGTCTATAATTACGACAGAGTTTTACATTATATTTCAGCTGATTTCTATCTTCTATTAAGGCTgacttatatatttgtttacggCTGACTTGTTAATATTTATTGTGTAGCATATCTCTGCGTATATTAACGTCCTCATTAAGAGGTCCATGCGAGATCCCACCCCATTCTGGACCAAGCGAATTGCCTTCATTGATCCTTGGTTTTGAAGAAGTGGGTTGACGATTACAAGCAGTTCAAGATAAAACctaatatgatgaagttcacagGGAATGGTTATGAAAATCTTGTACACGGTAAGCTTCCCTGTAACTTTCAAACAAACTTGAAGTGGTATGAACACGTGGATCACTTGTACGGATGTCTTCCAACCGGCGGAAATCACTGGGTGGCTTTTCACGTGgatctgaagaaggagaaggttGATTGCTATGATTCAATCATTGGAGAGGTAACACCCAAAAGTGAGAAGAAAATGCTTGAAAGTTTAAACCGATAACGTTTATGCTTCCcgatattttgaatcaaaacatTCCTGCCAATCTCCGAACCCCGAGTAGGAAGTTCGCATTCAGGAGGAGGAGCAAAAGGTACACTCCACAAAACACCCAGATTGGCGATTGTGGGGTGTATGCGTTGAGTTTGTGGAGTGTCTAGCGCTTGGTGTAAGTTTTGCTGGGATAAACGATAAAAATATTCAAGGTTTACGGTTGAAGATGGCGGCAGAGATCCTCGATGAAGGAGGAAACAGGGCGGAGAACAATTAGCTTTCCAAATGAATCTGTGTTTGTTATTTTCAATCAGACTTTCCAATTACCTTAAGttgtttaatgttgttttattttattaagtcaGTCGTTACGTTAGATATAGCTCAGCCATAACTCAAACCATACCctgaattaaaataattgatatgttTATACTTAAAAAGGTTATAACATTCCCTAATAAGTGAATATATAATCAACCGAACGTCtcttatttattgaattaacgAGTTTAGAATCGATCATGATCTTGATGTATATGTTGTCTTGCAGTTACTTAAAACTTTACATGTAGATATAGAGTGTGATCATAATACAACTCTCCTAAACTATATACAACGCATTTTAAGactaaatttatgttatttgttatatttatcaCACCGTTATTCCAAATCCTAAACATAAATCCCTAAATAaacaaacctaaactctaaatactaaaccctaaaccctaaatcccaaaTATTAAATCAGCCGTAATAGGCTATATAACTCGGCCGCCACGTTTGATAAATATTGATGTTTGGCGGGGAAATAAGATAGCAACTAGGAATTTTTATTCTTTGAATTTGGCGACTATTCGCATTTCCATTGGGCTCTATATATGTCCATTTTCCCTTTTCATTCTCTTTCCAATATCATTCACTCTTTATAAAAACCTAAACCATATGGATATGGAGATTGTTCCTGGCTGGTCATTAAAGTTCGCCAGCAGTGTGAATGCCATTCTAAGTTCTGCAGATCGGGAAAACCTCCCGGTTCTAAACCCTGGTCCAGGGGTCTACGTTGACAAAACCTCTGTTACGTGGTTTAGATTTTTACATGATCTTTCGCAGGCGATCCAAAAATTCTTCGAGAAGGATGGGTTCATGAGTGGCCGACATACCGCTTCATCCCCGCTCATTTTAAGGAACGCTGGTTTCTTATACTCGCTGTAAGCACcgattatgtatatatattccaTTAAACAGCAGTAATATGTTTAAAGGAACGCTGGGTTTCTAATATTctgttatcttcttcttttagcGGACAAACACTTGGGATCTGagacataatttttttagtatGGACGCATTTCAATCTGGTGGCCAGAACGATGTTTCGATCTCAAATGCGATGGTTGAAAAGGTGTTGGGCGCAGGGTGGCGATAAGCCTGAGTGGATGATAACTAGAGTTTGGCTTGCTCTTGTCGACATGTTTGAAGAGTTTGACCTGATAATTTGGTTTTTGaattagattttgtttattttcttaaaaattcgACCACATTAGTATAAAAACTTCGCACTAATTCAGCCTTATCAGAGTTGTATAGATGCTTTCCAAAGGACATGAATTATAGTATAAAAACTTCGCACTAATTCAAACGTAACTCAGCCTAAGTAAAAATGAACTCAGCCCCCGTTAACACTAATTCAAACGTAACTCAGCCTTATTAATCAATAACTCAGCCCCTGTTAACACTAACTCAGCCGTTATGCATATCAGAGTCGTAGGGATGTAAAGTTTCGTATTTAACACGCCTTTGTAAATAGGTATTATATTATTCAACCTTCTCGAATTTTCGTTATACTCAGCAtcagaattattttaaaagttgcgGTTCATATTCCAGTATCGAAAACCGTGAACATTATTATGCGTGTGGGAATTTTTGGCTGCCATGATAATATCGAGATTCATTATTAGTATGTCTTTACATATAGGGATATATATTGTGTGATTATCCGaactaataaatcaaaattaatattagtcGCTTCAATCAATTATGCCGCCCTTTATTAGGCGTGTGAAAATAAGTCAAGGTTCAAATCGAGACAATAAAATTTTCGTTAGTGGAGTTTCTTGTTAGGTTGGTTTAATTCAGTCCTATGTAAACGATAACCTGACCGAAACCGTAAATCAGTCTTTTGATAAATCAGTATGTTTTAATAGAATCATTTAATAACCGGAAAATTAAGTTAACTCAGCcgtgaaaacaaataattagtATTCAAATAGCATTTACCTAGCCTAAgaaacaattaactcagcctgagaaacaattaactcagcctCTAAATAGATTTTACG
It encodes the following:
- the LOC125608616 gene encoding uncharacterized protein At4g04775-like, which gives rise to MSSSSFTSGNYYRRCRNTERGTPKECWCGAPSDIFTSGSETNPGRLYYCCAKGYHKSLLFKWADECLVEEVEDIKAVINGMNRDISELRVNVARLANGVKTESERKGGECLSESRCLRKVVVCVAGMAILCYYYFSV
- the LOC111215889 gene encoding uncharacterized protein LOC111215889, whose amino-acid sequence is MKSYPWGRTAYEVLIDSIKTLAPDRGSYTLSGLKDALLIWAYESIVCFGECFGRVVNNEDVPLLRWGGKRTRANFENLLSAEIKQHSLVRVRRMVSKESIEELFPEWSCQPDDPQLVNLITDIHAGRFVKGFWEVHGNAEGKDNEKKKKAEPPTKKQNKVKTNEGKAAATGKGSSEEEGNKDSGNNASLMAIASTLDKLSRKFDLMDARFKKPLVDQKSIDDMVKVAVEERLKVMGIGKNPQNKDNLSNVAADQQPEPLSSPQPNTQQKSVCSPLLAETPGKDMGPRNNLSNELDKERGMKKTLAKEFGTHAEDEGANVLDFLYVSPAKATKAEDLRRRSTRNRTIKDEDAEDKKKAVQAEAVLKRKEKAAAKRKAAASMKQKQAELTNQEHAELMNEELAELKNQEADNEKRKNITTPRANVKRCKVEDSVEDSEFAVMTDEVLAVENEILPESPMESQELIRSAIVKEYREKTVKLSPQGFALSECSSRPVFLYIGDNGTTCMRNNVEPSSVIYDPLAPVDPIVLDKLMQHISRIPPKPPAPTKKRVVRSAAREGDFYSILILERPWPHSQYGWLFDDWVDDYKQFKIKPNMMKFTGNGYENLVHGKLPCNFQTNLKWYEHVDHLYGCLPTGGNHWVAFHVDLKKEKVDCYDSIIGEEVRIQEEEQKVHSTKHPDWRLWGVCVEFVECLALGVSFAGINDKNIQGLRLKMAAEILDEGGNRAENN